One Hippoglossus stenolepis isolate QCI-W04-F060 chromosome 9, HSTE1.2, whole genome shotgun sequence genomic region harbors:
- the LOC124852458 gene encoding lymphocyte antigen 6B-like encodes MMQLCGALVLFATLSTACGLRCYTCTASEPKSCTDTKSCSVIFNRCFSLKVEGYNIVTKGCQTSMVCGGAMDCCEGNLCNSAALTGPSVILLLVSSTIITLLL; translated from the exons ATGATGCAGCTGTGTGGAGCTCTGGTTCTGTTTGCGACTCTATCCACAG CATGTGGTCTGAGATGCTACACCTGCACAGCCAGCGAGCCTAAATCCTGCACAGACACCAAATCTTGTTCCGTCATCTTCAACCGCTGTTTCTCTCTCAAAGTAGAAG GATACAACATCGTTACCAAGGGCTGTCAAACCAGTATGGTATGTGGAGGTGCCATGGATTGCTGTGAGGGGAACTTGTGTAACAGCGCCGCACTGACTGGTCCCAGCGTCATTCTCCTGCTGGTGTCCTCCACCATCATCACGCTGTTGCTCTGA